From a single Brassica rapa cultivar Chiifu-401-42 chromosome A01, CAAS_Brap_v3.01, whole genome shotgun sequence genomic region:
- the LOC103844546 gene encoding linoleate 9S-lipoxygenase 1, whose amino-acid sequence MIGDLVDLLTGGGGNAAKVKGTVVLMKKNVLDFNDFNASFLDRLHEFLGNKVTLRLISSDVTDPENGSNGKLGKAAHLEDWITTITSLTAGESAFKVTFDYDQDFGYPGAFLIRNSHFSEFYLKSLTLEDVPGHGRVHYICNSWVYPAKRYTKDRVFFSNKTYLPHETPEALLKYREEELVSLRGTGEGELKEWDRVYDYAYYNDLGVPPKNPRPVLGGSQEYPYPRRGRTGRKPTTEDPETESRLPVTSSLDIYVPRDERFGHLKMSDFLAYALKAIAQIIQPALESVFDETPKEFDSFEDVLKIYEEGIDLPNQALIDSIVKNIPLEMLKEIFRTDGQKFLKYPVPQVIKEDKTAWRTDEEFAREMLAGLNPVVIQLLKEFPPKSKLERETYGDQNSTITKSHIEESLDGLTVEEALEKERLFILDHHDTLMPYVGRINTTGNKVYASRTLLFLKDDGTLKPLVIELSLPHPDGDSFGAVSEVYTPGEGVYDSLWQLAKAYVGVNDSGNHQLISHWLQTHASIEPFVIATNRQLSVLHPVFKLLEPHYRDTMNINALARQILINGGGIFEITVFPSKYAMEMSSFIYKNHWTFPDQALPAELKKRGMAVEDPEAPHGLRLRIEDYPYAVDGLEVWYAIESWVQDYIPLYYKSDEDVQNDTELQAWWKEVREEGHGDKKSEPWWPKMQTRKELIDSCTIIIWVASALHAAVNFGQYPIAGYLPNRPTISRQFMPKENTPEFEELEKNPDKVFLKTITAQLQTLLGISLIEILSTHSSDEVYLGQRDSKEWAAEKEALEAFEKFGDKVKEIEKKIDERNLDENLKNRTGPVKMPYTSLFPTSEGGVTGRGIPNSVSI is encoded by the exons ATGATCGGAGACTTGGTGGATCTGTTGACCGGCGGTGGAGGAAATGCAGCGAAGGTGAAAGGAACGGTGGTTCTGATGAAAAAGAACGTTCTTGATTTCAACGATTTCAACGCTTCGTTTCTCGACCGTCTCCACGAATTTCTGGGAAACAAAGTCACTCTTCGACTTATCAGCTCCGATGTTACTGATCCAG AAAATGGTTCAAACGGTAAACTAGGAAAGGCTGCACACTTAGAGGACTGGATCACCACGATCACGTCGTTAACCGCGGGTGAATCAGCCTTCAAGGTCACATTCGATTACGACCAAGATTTTGGTTACCCTGGAGCATTCTTGATCAGAAACAGCCATTTTAGTGAGTTTTATCTCAAAAGTTTGACCCTTGAAGATGTCCCAGGGCATGGCAGAGTCCATTACATCTGCAATTCTTGGGTTTACCCTGCTAAGCGCTACACCAAAGACCGAGTGTTCTTCTCCAACAAG ACTTATCTTCCACATGAAACGCCAGAGGCACTGCTCAAGTACAGGGAAGAAGAGCTAGTGAGCCTAAGAGGAACCGGCGAAGGAGAGCTTAAGGAATGGGATAGAGTGTATGACTATGCTTACTACAACGATCTAGGCGTGCCTCCAAAAAACCCACGGCCTGTACTTGGAGGGTCACAGGAGTATCCTTACCCGAGAAGAGGGAGAACCGGGCGAAAACCGACAACAGAAGATCCTGAAACAGAGAGCAGGTTACCAGTCACGTCAAGCCTAGACATATATGTCCCAAGAGATGAGAGATTCGGACATTTGAAGATGTCTGATTTCCTTGCTTATGCTCTGAAAGCGATCGCTCAGATCATACAGCCTGCGCTTGAGTCTGTGTTTGACGAGACTCCTAAAGAGTTTGATTCTTTTGAAGATGTTCTTAAGATCTATGAAGAAGGAATCGATCTACCAAACCAGGCTTTGATTGATAGTATCGTTAAGAATATACCGCTTGAGATGTTGAAGGAGATATTCAGAACCGATGGTCAGAAATTCCTTAAGTATCCAGTGCCTCAGGTCATCAAAG aGGATAAAACTGCATGGAGAACCGATGAGGAGTTCGCTAGAGAAATGCTTGCTGGGCTAAACCCTGTTGTTATTCAACTTCTTAAG GAGTTTCCTCCAAAGAGCAAGCTTGAGAGGGAAACATACGGTGACCAGAACAGCACAATCACCAAAAGCCATATAGAAGAGAGCTTAGATGGGCTCACTGTAGAAGAG GCTTTGGAGAAGGAAAGGTTGTTCATATTAGACCACCATGACACACTGATGCCGTACGTGGGACGTATAAACACCACCGGAAACAAGGTTTATGCAAGCAGAACTCTTCTCTTCTTGAAAGATGATGGGACCTTGAAGCCGTTGGTGATTGAGCTGAGCTTGCCTCATCCTGACGGAGACAGCTTTGGAGCAGTGAGTGAAGTATACACGCCTGGGGAAGGGGTCTACGACTCGCTGTGGCAGTTGGCAAAGGCCTATGTGGGCGTAAATGACTCTGGAAACCATCAACTTATCAGCCACTG GTTGCAAACACACGCATCTATTGAACCTTTCGTCATTGCAACGAACAGACAGCTAAGCGTTCTTCACCCGGTTTTCAAGCTCCTCGAACCTCACTACCGTGATACGATGAACATCAATGCGCTTGCTAGGCAAATCTTGATCAATGGAGGTGGTATCTTTGAGATCACAGTGTTTCCTTCTAAATATGCCATGGAGATGTCATCTTTCATCTACAAGAACCACTGGACCTTCCCTGACCAAGCCTTACCAGCAGAACTTAAAAAGAG AGGGATGGCTGTTGAGGACCCAGAAGCACCACACGGATTGCGTCTGAGGATAGAAGACTACCCTTACGCTGTGGATGGGCTTGAGGTTTGGTACGCTATCGAGTCATGGGTCCAAGACTACATTCCCTTGTACTACAAGTCGGACGAGGATGTCCAGAACGACACTGAGCTCCAAGCTTGGTGGAAGGAGGTGCGTGAGGAAGGTCACGGAGACAAAAAGTCAGAACCTTGGTGGCCCAAAATGCAAACCCGCAAAGAACTGATTGACTCTTGCACTATAATAATATGGGTGGCTTCTGCTCTACATGCAGCGGTTAACTTCGGACAGTATCCCATTGCAGGGTATCTCCCGAACAGGCCGACCATAAGCCGACAGTTCATGCCAAAGGAAAACACTCCTGAGTTTGAAGAACTTGAGAAGAATCCGGACAAAGTGTTTTTGAAGACGATCACGGCTCAGCTTCAGACGCTTCTTGGGATATCTCTGATTGAGATTCTGTCTACTCATTCTAGCGATGAGGTGTATTTGGGGCAGAGAGATTCTAAGGAATGGGCGGCTGAGAAAGAGGCGTTGGAAGCGTTTGAGAAGTTTGGAGACAAAGTAAAAGAGATTGAGAAGAAGATTGATGAAAGGAACCTAGACGAGAATCTCAAGAACAGGACTGGTCCGGTTAAGATGCCATACACTTCTTTGTTTCCGACCAGTGAAGGTGGAGTCACTGGCAGGGGAATTCCGAACAGTGTCTCCATCTGA